The stretch of DNA CCGCCACGCTGGCGGCCCGAAACGCGGCCCGGCTGGGCACCGGCGCCATCGCCTTCTACGCCGGTCCACTCACCGCCGCCGAGTCCGAAGCCGTGACCGTGGGGCTCATCGCCGGCGGGTGGCGCTACGACGACGTCAAGACGCCGCCGCCGGCCGATGAACGGCGCGCCGCGCTGGCGGCCGGCACCGTCCTCGCTCCCGACCTTGCGGCCGCCGAGCGCGGCGTCGTGACCGGAACGGCGATCGGCGAGGGCCAGTCGCTGGCCCGCACGCTCGGTATGATGCCGGGCAATCTCTGCACGCCTGATTTCCTCGCCGACACGGCGCGTGACATCGCCAAGCGACACGGCTTGCCGTGCACGGTGCTCGGCCGCGCCGACATGGAAAAGGAGGGGATGGGGTCGTTCCTGGCCGTGGCCCAGGGTACGCCGCAGGACCCCAAGCTCATCGCGCTCGAATACCGGAAGGGCCCCAAGAACGGCAAACCGGTGGTGCTCGTCGGCAAGGGACTGTGCTTCGACTCGGGCGGTATCTCCATCAAGCCGGCCGCGAGCATGGAATGGATGAAGTACGACATGTGCGGGGCAGCCGGCGTGCTGGGCGCCATGGAGGCGATCGCCCGCCTGGGGCTCGCCGTGAACGTGGTTGGCCTCGTGGGCTCCACCACCAACATGGTCTCGGCCACGGCGGTCAAGCCGGGCGACGTGGTGAAGAGCCACCTGGGCAAGTACATCGAGATCATCAACACCGACGCCGAGGGGCGGCTCGTGCTGGCTGACGTCCTGTCGTACGCCCGCCGCTACGAACCGACGGCCGTGATCGACGCGGCCACGCTCACCGGTGCCTGCGTGATCGCGCTTGGACACAGCGCCACGGCCGTGCTCGGCACCGACCGACAGCTCGTGCAGGAAGTGCTCGACGCCGGCGACCGGTCGGGCGAACGCGGCTGGGAGTTGCCGCTGTGGGACGATTACAAGCCGCTCATCAAGTCCGAAGTGGCCGATATCAAGAACGTCGGCGGCCGCGCGGCGGGAACGATCACGGCCGCGCTGTTCCTGGCTGAATTCGCCGAGGCGTTCCCGTGGGTTCACCTCGACATCGCCGGCACCGCGTATAGTGAGACCGATCTGGTGACCATCCCCAGCGGCCCCACGGGCGTACCGGTGGGCATCTTCGTCGAGTTCGTGCGGGGGCGGGCGAGCTGACGCGTTCACTGGTCCGCGCCCTCTGGTGTGCCGGCCTCGGCCTCCTGGTCGGGGCCGCTTTGCCTTCGGCGGCCCGCGCCCAGGGGCGGGACACGGTCGTCAAGCGCGACACGTTGGTCAGGCGCGATACCTCGGCCAAACGCGACACGCTGGTGAAAACGGACTCCGCGGCCAGAGC from Gemmatimonadaceae bacterium encodes:
- a CDS encoding leucyl aminopeptidase; protein product: MAIPIAARAAEFGTLDTPLLAIALGAGDALPPALAPVDAATLGAIGRALASRDFRGGRDEVLTLAGGAQGIRRVLLVGTGKPTRRTDALRRAATLAARNAARLGTGAIAFYAGPLTAAESEAVTVGLIAGGWRYDDVKTPPPADERRAALAAGTVLAPDLAAAERGVVTGTAIGEGQSLARTLGMMPGNLCTPDFLADTARDIAKRHGLPCTVLGRADMEKEGMGSFLAVAQGTPQDPKLIALEYRKGPKNGKPVVLVGKGLCFDSGGISIKPAASMEWMKYDMCGAAGVLGAMEAIARLGLAVNVVGLVGSTTNMVSATAVKPGDVVKSHLGKYIEIINTDAEGRLVLADVLSYARRYEPTAVIDAATLTGACVIALGHSATAVLGTDRQLVQEVLDAGDRSGERGWELPLWDDYKPLIKSEVADIKNVGGRAAGTITAALFLAEFAEAFPWVHLDIAGTAYSETDLVTIPSGPTGVPVGIFVEFVRGRAS